Proteins encoded by one window of Xenopus tropicalis strain Nigerian chromosome 6, UCB_Xtro_10.0, whole genome shotgun sequence:
- the dcstamp gene encoding dendritic cell-specific transmembrane protein, translated as MGVFANGRGSGWKNTTYFSFLCVALGSTISFSFFLLLRLSSAFTPTVSLAVASSLAVLLSILFFFYKALRCMSVLFLLSCGMKEGRNGVITVGAGVVMFYNIKNIFNNLRILADSITCDLESKRVSLRAMPFEFYREAIERVYNESKKFFALNNEIFSYTDKFQCNILVYDKGLKTMVNETKQQIHDVTATIMHLIGIASYAAHIVILVLGISIILCGTGFFVRKFLSQGSKHFENKYITKTFVRYDNSRKEQNESGVLPLNKQERHNYIRIPCLKIPTKECKRVALFLVPVFVNITVWALITFVDLMLYWLIVTGSTHLQELPPLTVPIHVSLTVSTQCLQFGNKAVSKPVIPNLSLNNEKLLDIPISEDSVNTHNSSFQIHLFDPKCSPKPGISLSVSWISLSIIIPILFLFGFLSSFLIQIKLLLIASFYPDKELERIQYLHSKILRKRMKAGSSARRKALRDIVLKTSFWFPILARKQLLYENLPSQMGKYDHQDIDRGTEFNQGFVNPVFEEEAK; from the exons ATGGGAGTATTTGCCAATGGAAGAGGTTCTGGATGGAAGAACACCACGTATTTCTCCTTCCTCTGCGTGGCTCTAGGGTCCACCAttagtttcagtttttttttacttttgcgcCTTTCCAGCGCATTTACCCCTACTGTGTCTCTGGCTGTTGCCAGCTCACTTGCAGTTCTTCTCTCTATTCTCTTCTTCTTTTACAAGGCATTGCGCTGCATGAGTGTCCTCTTCCTCCTCTCCTGTGGCATGAAAGAGGGTAGGAACGGTGTGATCACCGTTGGCGCTGGCGTTGTGATGTTTTATAACATCAAAAACATCTTTAACAACCTCAGAATCCTGGCAGACAGCATCACCTGTGACTTGGAATCCAAGCGCGTCTCCTTGAGGGCCATGCCTTTTGAATTCTACAGAGAGGCCATTGAAAGGGTTTACAATGAAAGTAAAAAATTTTTTGCCCTAAATAATGAAATTTTTAGTTATACTGACAAATTTCagtgcaatattttagtttatgaCAAAGGCCTAAAAACAATGGTAAATGAAACAAAGCAACAAATCCATGATGTGACGGCCACCATAATGCATCTGATTGGTATTGCTTCCTATGCAGCTCACATAGTCATCCTTGTACTTGGCATCTCCATTATTCTCTGCGGAACTGGATTCTTTGTAAGAAAGTTCTTGAGCCAAGGCAGCAAACACTTTGAAAACAAGTACATTACAAAAACCTTTGTGCGTTATGATAACTCCAGAAAGGAGCAGAATGAATCGGGAGTCTTGCCCCTCAACAAGCAGGAAAGACACAACTACATTAGAATCCCTTGTCTAAAGATTCCTACAAAGGAGTGCAAAAGGGTGGCCCTTTTCCTTGTTCCGGTCTTTGTTAATATCACGGTCTGGGCTTTAATCACATTTGTAGATCTTATGCTCTACTGGCTGATTGTAACCGGAAGCACCCATCTGCAAGAGCTGCCTCCCCTTACGGTTCCAATACATGTATCTCTGACTGTAAGTACTCAGTGTTTGCAGTTTGGGAATAAGGCTGTATCtaaaccagtgattcccaacctgtcgctc aataatgaaaaattattggaTATACCAATTAGCGAGGATTCTGTTAATACCCATAATAGCTCGTTCCAGATCCATCTCTTTGACCCTAAGTGCTCTCCCAAACCCGGGATCTCTCTCTCAGTTTCGTGGATCTCCCTTAGCATCATAATTCCCATTTTGTTTCTGTTCGgatttctttcttcctttcttatTCAAATCAAATTGCTGCTCATAGCATCGTTTTACCCCGACAAAGAGTTAGAACGGATACAGTATCTTCATAGCAAAATACTCAGGAAAAGGATGAAGGCAGGATCCTCGGCAAGGAGGAAAGCACTGAGAGATATTGTATTAAAG acaAGCTTCTGGTTTCCAATTCTAGCAAGAAAGCAGTTATTGTACGAGAACTTACCATCGCAGATGGGAAAATATGATCATCAGGACATTGACCGCGGAACGGAGTTTAATCAGGGTTTTGTAAATCCAGTCTTTGAAGAGGAGGCCAAATGA